A genomic region of Xanthomonas campestris pv. phormiicola contains the following coding sequences:
- a CDS encoding DUF3088 domain-containing protein, whose amino-acid sequence MNICPTRDTLFLAAPGFHVDGQGPFYCGDGIAIEGVLALYPQVLAWLDVQRIAFERPRSAVVALLGEAHQSLPVLVLAGDSDTHGVAFTLHGRLRFNDQPDAIRRYLSARGGLPSQR is encoded by the coding sequence ATGAACATCTGCCCGACCCGCGACACGCTGTTCCTCGCCGCTCCCGGCTTCCACGTCGACGGCCAGGGGCCGTTCTACTGCGGCGACGGGATCGCGATCGAGGGAGTGCTGGCGCTGTATCCCCAGGTGCTGGCGTGGCTCGACGTGCAGCGCATCGCCTTCGAGCGCCCACGCTCGGCGGTGGTGGCCTTGCTCGGCGAGGCGCACCAGTCGCTGCCGGTGCTGGTGCTGGCCGGCGACTCCGACACGCATGGGGTCGCCTTCACGCTGCACGGACGCCTGCGCTTCAACGACCAGCCCGACGCCATTCGCCGCTACCTGTCGGCACGCGGCGGGCTGCCCAGCCAGCGCTAG